A region from the Mesorhizobium sp. J8 genome encodes:
- a CDS encoding DsbA family oxidoreductase, whose translation MSAENSITVDVVSDVVCPWCFIGQKRLDKAVAAAGDVDVHIRWRPFQLDPTIPPAGMDRRQYMLGKFGSEERIREIHARIEPLGEADGIHFAFGAIKVAANTLDAHRVIRWAGAAGEDVQNRLVRRLFQLNFEEGANIGDHSVLVKAAGEAGMDASVVETLLPTDADVDAVRNEIATASRMGITGVPCFLLEGKYAVMGAQDADTLADAIRQVAQAKARGELETAAG comes from the coding sequence ATGAGCGCCGAGAACTCCATCACCGTCGACGTGGTGTCCGATGTCGTCTGTCCCTGGTGTTTCATCGGCCAGAAGCGTCTGGATAAGGCTGTTGCTGCGGCAGGCGACGTCGACGTGCACATCCGCTGGCGGCCGTTCCAGCTCGATCCGACCATCCCTCCCGCAGGCATGGATCGCCGCCAATACATGCTCGGCAAATTCGGCAGCGAGGAACGCATCCGCGAGATCCATGCGCGCATCGAGCCTCTCGGCGAGGCCGACGGCATCCATTTTGCCTTTGGCGCCATCAAGGTCGCCGCCAACACGCTGGACGCGCATCGCGTCATCCGCTGGGCGGGCGCTGCCGGCGAGGACGTACAGAACCGGCTGGTGCGTCGCCTCTTCCAGCTGAATTTCGAGGAAGGGGCCAATATCGGCGACCATTCCGTGCTGGTGAAGGCCGCCGGCGAGGCCGGCATGGATGCGTCGGTGGTCGAGACGCTGCTGCCGACCGACGCCGATGTCGATGCCGTGCGCAACGAGATCGCCACCGCCTCGCGCATGGGCATCACCGGTGTGCCCTGCTTCCTGCTCGAAGGCAAATACGCTGTGATGGGCGCGCAGGATGCCGACACGCTTGCCGACGCGATCCGTCAGGTGGCCCAGGCCAAGGCGCGCGGCGAGCTGGAAACCGCCGCGGGTTGA
- a CDS encoding DUF6252 family protein, whose product MSATFEGKPWTASFTLAQTMLMAGKPMLNLSGTEQGSPTKTFNSMLVLKNPNDLAGSYKLKTGSAPNSANFNILDSGAMVGHVRFASGEIVIDKYDAAAKTIAGHFSGSGNDESGRSEKLIDGKFSGIPVTEQ is encoded by the coding sequence ATGTCGGCGACTTTCGAAGGCAAACCCTGGACGGCATCCTTCACCCTGGCCCAGACGATGCTGATGGCCGGCAAGCCAATGCTGAACCTGTCGGGAACCGAGCAGGGCTCGCCGACCAAGACCTTCAATTCGATGCTGGTGCTCAAGAATCCGAACGACCTTGCCGGCAGCTATAAACTCAAGACCGGGTCCGCCCCGAACAGCGCCAATTTCAATATCCTCGATTCCGGTGCCATGGTCGGCCACGTCCGTTTCGCCAGCGGCGAGATCGTCATCGACAAATACGACGCTGCCGCAAAGACCATTGCCGGTCATTTCAGTGGCTCGGGAAACGACGAATCAGGCAGGTCTGAAAAGCTCATCGACGGCAAATTTTCGGGCATTCCAGTCACCGAGCAGTAG
- the gor gene encoding glutathione-disulfide reductase, translated as MAAYDYDLFVIGGGSGGVRAARVAAALGKRVAIAEEYRFGGTCVIRGCVPKKLYVYASQFPEHFADAAGYGWTVPEASFDWQTLVANKDKEIARLEAIYKKNVEGAGGETFHSRAVLVDPHSVYLVAEDRTVSADQILIATGGRPAPHPALSGHEYCIFSNEAFDLKELPKAIMIEGGGYIAVEFANIFHGLGVDTTLVYRGQEILSRFDMDLRRSLHETMEKKGIRILCPAVSEEVRKTPHGRLDVLLSSGQTLTVDQVMLAIGRLPNTENMGLEGVGIELSKTGAIVVDKYSRTNVDNIWAIGDVTHRVQLTPVAIHEAMCFIETAFKDNPTAPDHDTIPTAVFSQPEIGTVGLSEDDAIKRFPDVEIYRASFRPMRHTLSGRDEKMLMKLVVDGVSRKVIGAHILGPDAGEMAQLLGIPLKAGLTKDDFDRTMAVHPTAAEELVTMYKPTYRVKNGERV; from the coding sequence ATGGCCGCTTACGACTATGATCTGTTCGTCATCGGCGGCGGCTCGGGCGGGGTGAGGGCGGCGCGGGTGGCGGCGGCCCTCGGCAAGCGGGTCGCCATCGCGGAGGAGTACCGGTTCGGCGGCACTTGCGTCATCCGCGGCTGCGTGCCGAAGAAACTCTACGTCTATGCTTCGCAGTTTCCCGAACATTTCGCCGACGCCGCCGGCTATGGCTGGACCGTGCCCGAGGCGAGCTTCGACTGGCAGACGCTGGTCGCCAACAAGGACAAGGAGATCGCGCGGCTCGAAGCGATCTACAAAAAGAATGTCGAAGGCGCCGGCGGCGAGACCTTTCATTCGCGCGCGGTGCTCGTCGACCCGCATTCCGTTTATCTGGTCGCGGAAGATCGCACCGTCAGCGCGGACCAAATCCTGATCGCTACCGGCGGCAGGCCCGCCCCGCATCCGGCACTGTCAGGCCACGAGTACTGCATCTTCTCCAATGAGGCCTTCGATCTCAAGGAACTGCCGAAGGCGATCATGATCGAGGGCGGCGGCTACATCGCCGTCGAATTCGCCAACATTTTCCACGGCCTGGGCGTCGACACCACGCTCGTCTATCGCGGCCAGGAGATCCTCAGCCGCTTCGACATGGATCTGCGACGCTCGCTGCATGAGACGATGGAGAAGAAGGGGATCAGGATCCTCTGCCCCGCGGTTTCGGAGGAGGTGCGCAAGACCCCCCACGGCAGGCTGGACGTGCTGTTGTCGTCCGGCCAAACCCTGACGGTCGATCAGGTCATGCTGGCGATCGGGCGTCTTCCCAACACCGAGAACATGGGCCTGGAAGGTGTCGGCATCGAACTCAGCAAGACCGGCGCGATCGTCGTCGACAAATATTCGCGCACCAATGTCGACAACATCTGGGCAATCGGGGACGTCACCCATCGCGTGCAACTGACGCCGGTCGCCATCCACGAGGCGATGTGCTTCATCGAGACCGCCTTCAAGGACAATCCGACCGCTCCGGACCACGACACCATTCCGACGGCGGTGTTCTCGCAGCCGGAGATCGGCACCGTCGGCCTGTCGGAAGACGACGCGATCAAGCGCTTCCCCGACGTCGAGATCTATCGCGCGTCGTTCCGTCCGATGCGGCATACGCTGTCCGGCCGCGACGAGAAGATGCTGATGAAGCTGGTGGTCGACGGCGTGTCCAGGAAGGTGATCGGCGCCCATATTCTAGGCCCCGATGCCGGCGAGATGGCACAGCTTCTCGGAATTCCCCTGAAGGCAGGGCTGACCAAGGACGATTTCGACCGGACCATGGCCGTCCATCCGACCGCGGCCGAGGAACTGGTTACCATGTACAAGCCGACTTACCGCGTGAAGAACGGCGAACGGGTTTGA
- the rpiA gene encoding ribose-5-phosphate isomerase RpiA, whose amino-acid sequence MDARQLKVEAARAALAHVGSGMRLGIGTGTTAEEFVRLLAEKVATGHKVIGVPTSERTAALCRELGVPLSTLEDTPELDLTIDGADEVDPNLTLIKGGGGALLREKIVAAASGRMIVIADKSKLVETLGRFPLPIEVNQFGLRATEIAVGAAAAKLGLSGPVTLRMTGGQPFVTDGGHFILDASFGRIPDTRALSNALFAIPGVVEHGLFIGLASTAIIAGGDGIETVHAA is encoded by the coding sequence ATGGATGCAAGGCAGTTGAAGGTCGAAGCCGCGCGGGCGGCGCTCGCCCATGTCGGCAGCGGCATGCGGCTCGGCATCGGCACCGGCACCACGGCGGAAGAATTCGTGCGGTTGCTGGCCGAGAAGGTCGCGACCGGCCACAAGGTCATCGGCGTGCCGACTTCCGAGCGCACCGCGGCGCTCTGCCGCGAGCTCGGCGTGCCGCTATCCACGCTCGAGGACACGCCGGAACTTGACCTTACCATCGACGGCGCCGACGAGGTCGATCCGAACCTGACCTTGATCAAGGGCGGCGGCGGTGCGCTGCTGCGCGAGAAGATCGTCGCGGCTGCGTCCGGGCGCATGATCGTGATTGCCGACAAGTCCAAGCTGGTCGAGACCCTCGGCCGGTTCCCGCTGCCGATCGAGGTCAATCAGTTCGGCCTGCGCGCCACCGAGATCGCGGTTGGAGCCGCCGCTGCAAAGCTCGGCCTTTCCGGCCCGGTTACATTGAGGATGACGGGGGGCCAGCCATTTGTTACAGACGGCGGCCACTTTATCCTCGATGCATCTTTTGGCCGCATTCCGGATACAAGAGCGCTTTCGAATGCTCTCTTCGCCATTCCAGGCGTTGTCGAGCACGGTCTATTCATCGGGCTGGCGTCAACGGCCATCATCGCCGGCGGCGACGGTATCGAAACCGTCCATGCAGCCTGA
- a CDS encoding phosphoglycolate phosphatase translates to MTRPIIVFDLDGTLVDTAPDLLDSLNHSLAASDLAAVDEAGFRRFVGHGGRVMIERAHAAQNKALAAEEHDRLLKLFLDHYTLNIPGKSRPYPGVIAALDRFQAAGYLMAVCTNKYEANSATLIGALGMSSYFAAICGQDTFAFRKPDPRHLTETIRLAGGDPDSALMVGDSQTDIDTAKAAGIPVVAVDFGYTDRHVREFEPTLVISHFDALTPELAERLIAASR, encoded by the coding sequence ATGACCCGCCCAATCATTGTCTTCGACCTCGACGGTACGCTGGTCGATACGGCGCCGGATCTGCTCGACAGCCTCAACCACAGCCTGGCGGCCAGCGATCTCGCCGCTGTCGACGAAGCCGGCTTCAGGCGCTTCGTCGGCCATGGCGGGCGCGTCATGATCGAACGCGCCCATGCCGCGCAGAACAAGGCGTTGGCGGCCGAGGAACACGACCGGCTCCTGAAACTGTTCCTCGACCACTACACGCTGAACATTCCCGGCAAATCCCGTCCCTACCCCGGCGTCATAGCAGCGCTCGATCGTTTCCAGGCCGCGGGCTACCTGATGGCGGTCTGCACCAACAAATATGAAGCGAATTCCGCGACGCTGATCGGCGCGCTCGGCATGTCGAGCTATTTTGCCGCGATCTGCGGCCAGGACACCTTCGCCTTCCGCAAGCCCGACCCGCGCCATCTGACCGAGACGATCAGGCTGGCCGGCGGCGATCCGGACAGCGCCTTGATGGTCGGCGATTCGCAGACCGACATCGACACCGCCAAGGCGGCCGGCATTCCCGTGGTCGCGGTCGATTTCGGCTATACCGACCGCCACGTGCGCGAATTCGAACCGACCCTGGTGATCTCGCATTTCGACGCGCTGACGCCGGAACTGGCCGAGCGGCTGATCGCGGCGTCGCGTTAG
- a CDS encoding ABC transporter ATP-binding protein/permease: MRTFWGLMRAYWFSDRWKEAWTLTLVIALLTALSSKADVWFAVALGELGNSIAFLHDAANPHPLQTILTNAGILVLLVVLKDAGFTGVRNLVSTTLHRKWRGWLNNQFNQALLDGNHTHFHAQHGSVAGGIVAPDNIDQRIQESIKDMTGGAIGLAMGVLGVATSLYFIGENLIGSSVEVKGLEFLGSYGTAVLAFLAVATYVPLNTWIAVKLGRLLERLNVRMQQAEGSYRSELTTFLRRSFHVAASHGEGVQKSMHDRLYVDIDKTWGRLNIVNTSYTSFELIYNFVGARIVAYAPGLLSFIHNRLDYKGYITGSEMVAQLISRCSWFIHVMPAIATLRANSQRVTELANAIENVQHPREFYQQTGRSDFSYAIQNPVFGLTIQKLELAHQGEDATPFLSAANLRFRRGEWTFLKGESGCGKTSLIKAINGLWPYGRGTIVFPEGVTSFYAAQEVKLQQVSLKQLVCLPGSENDHSDTQVAAALHKAGLGDFIGHLADESREGKIWDQVLSGGQKQKLVVARIILRQPGLLFLDEATGALDPEGKIAFHQAIKDNCPNVTVISVMHEAVAPRSLSGEEFYHSVVSIADGVATKKPLAPSLPRELTTILAQPRPVEDKWLRFRRLKQK, from the coding sequence ATGCGTACATTCTGGGGACTGATGCGAGCCTACTGGTTCTCCGACCGGTGGAAGGAAGCCTGGACCCTGACCCTCGTCATCGCGCTGCTGACCGCTCTCTCGAGCAAGGCCGACGTCTGGTTTGCCGTGGCGTTGGGCGAGCTGGGCAATTCGATCGCCTTCCTTCACGACGCCGCCAACCCCCATCCGCTGCAGACCATTCTGACCAATGCCGGCATACTGGTGCTGCTGGTGGTGCTGAAGGATGCCGGCTTCACCGGGGTGCGCAATCTCGTTTCGACGACCTTGCACCGCAAATGGCGAGGCTGGCTGAACAACCAGTTCAACCAGGCCCTGCTCGACGGCAACCATACCCATTTCCATGCGCAGCACGGCTCGGTCGCCGGCGGCATCGTCGCTCCGGACAACATCGACCAGCGCATCCAGGAATCGATCAAGGACATGACCGGCGGCGCCATCGGTCTCGCAATGGGCGTCCTCGGCGTGGCGACGTCCCTTTATTTCATCGGCGAAAACCTGATCGGGTCATCGGTCGAGGTCAAAGGCCTGGAATTCCTGGGCAGCTACGGCACGGCGGTCCTGGCTTTCCTCGCCGTCGCCACCTACGTGCCGCTGAACACCTGGATCGCCGTCAAGCTCGGACGACTGCTCGAGCGGCTCAATGTGCGCATGCAGCAGGCCGAGGGCAGCTACCGCAGCGAACTGACGACGTTCCTGCGCCGCAGCTTCCATGTCGCCGCCTCGCATGGCGAAGGCGTGCAGAAGTCGATGCATGACAGGCTCTATGTCGATATCGACAAGACCTGGGGACGTCTCAACATTGTCAACACCAGCTACACGTCGTTCGAGCTGATCTACAATTTCGTCGGCGCCCGTATCGTTGCCTACGCCCCGGGCCTCCTGTCGTTCATCCACAACCGTCTCGACTACAAGGGCTACATCACCGGCTCCGAAATGGTCGCCCAGTTGATCAGCCGGTGCTCGTGGTTCATCCATGTGATGCCGGCGATCGCGACGCTCAGGGCCAACAGCCAGCGCGTGACCGAACTCGCCAATGCCATCGAGAACGTCCAGCATCCGCGGGAATTCTATCAGCAGACCGGCCGCTCCGACTTCAGCTACGCCATCCAAAACCCGGTGTTCGGCCTGACCATCCAGAAGCTTGAGCTGGCGCATCAGGGCGAGGACGCGACGCCCTTCCTCAGCGCCGCCAACCTGCGCTTCCGCCGCGGCGAGTGGACCTTCCTCAAGGGCGAGTCCGGCTGCGGCAAGACTTCGCTGATCAAGGCGATCAACGGCCTGTGGCCCTACGGCCGCGGCACCATCGTCTTCCCCGAGGGCGTGACCAGTTTCTACGCCGCTCAGGAGGTGAAGCTGCAGCAAGTCTCGCTGAAGCAGCTCGTTTGCCTGCCGGGTTCAGAAAACGACCATAGCGACACGCAGGTCGCCGCGGCCTTGCACAAGGCCGGTCTCGGCGATTTCATCGGGCACCTGGCCGACGAGAGCCGCGAGGGCAAGATTTGGGATCAGGTGCTTTCGGGCGGCCAGAAGCAGAAGCTGGTGGTCGCGCGCATCATCCTGCGGCAGCCCGGACTTCTGTTCCTCGACGAGGCGACCGGCGCGCTCGATCCCGAAGGCAAGATCGCCTTCCACCAGGCGATCAAGGACAATTGCCCGAACGTCACCGTCATCAGCGTCATGCACGAGGCGGTGGCGCCGCGCTCGCTTTCCGGCGAGGAGTTCTACCACAGCGTGGTTTCGATCGCCGACGGCGTCGCCACCAAGAAGCCGCTGGCGCCAAGCCTCCCGCGCGAGCTCACCACCATTCTCGCCCAGCCGCGGCCGGTTGAGGACAAGTGGCTGCGCTTCCGCCGGCTGAAGCAGAAATAG
- a CDS encoding DUF2059 domain-containing protein encodes MMLPKRVRRLSMFLAASAVLALSLPAFAQDVSESHLKAARAAVAAIHATDTFDNILPQAAGALEAQLIQKNPDMQELIGKTVAEKALALASRRADLEKEAALAYAKVFSEQELNDIATFYSSEAGKKLLDSGPAVTRDLVKAADIWQNGVARDLAQQVGETLAAAAKAKAPAAPAPDATAPADGSAPADNSAPADNSAPADNSAPADDSQN; translated from the coding sequence ATGATGTTGCCTAAACGAGTTCGCCGCCTTTCGATGTTTCTGGCGGCCTCGGCCGTTCTTGCGCTGTCCTTGCCGGCGTTCGCGCAGGACGTCAGCGAATCGCACCTGAAGGCGGCGCGCGCGGCCGTCGCGGCGATCCATGCGACGGACACGTTCGACAACATCCTGCCGCAGGCGGCCGGTGCGCTCGAAGCGCAGCTGATCCAGAAGAATCCCGACATGCAGGAGCTGATCGGCAAGACCGTGGCCGAGAAGGCGCTCGCCCTCGCCTCGCGGCGCGCCGATCTCGAGAAGGAGGCAGCCCTTGCCTATGCCAAGGTGTTTTCCGAACAGGAGCTCAACGACATCGCCACCTTCTACAGCTCGGAAGCCGGCAAGAAGCTCCTGGACAGCGGCCCCGCGGTGACGCGCGATCTCGTGAAGGCCGCCGACATCTGGCAGAACGGTGTTGCCCGCGACCTCGCGCAGCAGGTCGGCGAGACGCTTGCGGCCGCGGCCAAGGCCAAGGCGCCGGCAGCGCCGGCTCCGGACGCCACGGCGCCCGCAGACGGTTCCGCTCCGGCGGACAATTCAGCTCCCGCGGACAATTCGGCCCCTGCCGACAATTCGGCTCCGGCGGACGATTCGCAGAACTGA
- the mgtE gene encoding magnesium transporter: protein MNEFAPVLDDEAVAVARVLANDHVADVVEALNHEPRETAIELLCAVPFERLVEIFDQPELEAAPELAEALPRPKASKLLTAMSVDRAADILRELDEPARSELLGALAPPLRTTLLSILGYPEGSAASIMTTEFVSVPSDWTVGRTLDYIRKVERTRETIYAIYIVDPDTQLLLRSTGLRRLITGNPEDSILSVAPDRAPVTVTPLTDRENLAQTISKYDLLALPVVDHGRILGIVTVDDIIDTMIEETTEDVHRFGGMEALDEPYMKMGFLAMIQKRAGWLCALFLSEMLTANAMQSYEGELEKAIVLTLFIPLIMSSGGNSGSQATSLVIRALALREIGLRDWWRVALRELPTGVVLGSILGIVGICRIALWQYFGFYDYGPHWMLIAATVGAALIGIVTFGSLSGSMLPFALKRIGFDPASASAPFVATLVDVTGLVIYFSVALVILRGTLL, encoded by the coding sequence ATGAACGAATTCGCACCCGTATTGGACGACGAAGCCGTCGCCGTCGCACGTGTTCTTGCCAACGATCACGTCGCCGACGTCGTCGAAGCCCTTAACCACGAGCCTCGTGAGACAGCCATCGAGCTGCTCTGCGCCGTGCCGTTCGAGCGGCTGGTCGAGATTTTCGACCAGCCGGAACTCGAGGCGGCACCGGAGCTTGCCGAGGCTCTGCCACGCCCTAAGGCGAGCAAGCTCCTGACCGCGATGTCGGTCGACCGCGCCGCCGACATCCTGCGCGAGCTGGACGAACCGGCCCGTTCGGAGCTGCTCGGCGCGCTTGCCCCGCCGTTGCGCACGACGCTGCTGTCCATCCTGGGATATCCGGAAGGCAGCGCCGCCTCGATCATGACCACGGAATTCGTCAGCGTGCCTTCCGACTGGACCGTCGGCCGCACGCTCGACTACATTCGTAAGGTCGAACGCACGCGCGAGACCATCTACGCCATCTACATCGTCGATCCGGACACGCAGCTCCTGCTGCGTTCGACCGGATTGCGCCGGCTGATCACCGGCAACCCGGAGGATTCGATCCTGTCGGTGGCGCCCGACCGCGCGCCGGTGACGGTAACGCCGCTCACCGATCGCGAGAACCTGGCGCAGACCATCTCGAAATACGACCTGCTCGCGCTGCCGGTCGTCGACCACGGCAGGATCCTCGGCATCGTCACCGTTGACGACATCATCGACACGATGATCGAGGAAACGACCGAGGACGTGCATCGCTTCGGCGGCATGGAGGCGCTGGACGAGCCCTATATGAAGATGGGTTTCCTCGCCATGATCCAGAAGCGCGCCGGCTGGCTCTGCGCGCTGTTCCTCAGCGAGATGCTGACGGCCAACGCCATGCAGAGCTACGAGGGCGAACTGGAAAAGGCGATCGTGCTGACGCTGTTCATCCCGCTGATCATGAGTTCCGGCGGCAATTCCGGCTCGCAGGCGACGTCGCTCGTCATCCGCGCGCTGGCGCTGCGCGAGATCGGGCTGCGCGACTGGTGGCGGGTGGCGCTGCGCGAGCTGCCGACCGGGGTCGTGCTCGGCTCGATCCTCGGCATCGTCGGCATCTGCCGCATAGCGCTCTGGCAGTATTTCGGCTTCTACGACTACGGTCCGCACTGGATGCTGATCGCGGCGACGGTGGGCGCGGCGCTGATCGGCATCGTCACCTTCGGCTCGCTGTCGGGATCGATGCTGCCCTTCGCGCTGAAGCGCATCGGCTTCGATCCGGCAAGCGCCTCTGCGCCGTTCGTCGCCACGCTGGTCGACGTCACCGGGCTGGTGATCTATTTCTCGGTGGCGCTGGTGATCCTGCGCGGCACGCTGCTTTGA
- a CDS encoding extracellular solute-binding protein, whose protein sequence is MDRVLVRLIAATSFLALSLLPARSEPKHGIAMQGEPALPPDYKHFDYVDPDAPKGGSVTYCVVGSFDNLNPFILKSLRTTARGMIDTVYGNLVFEPLMQRNYDEPFSLYGLLADSADMDPERKSIEFHLNPNARWSDGQPVTPEDVLFTYDVFRDKGRPPYSDRMSMIAKLEKTGEHSVKFTFNDKANREFPLIVALTPIVPKHAFDKDTFDKTTLKPLIGSGPYTVDKVLPGQRIVFKRNPDYWGKDVPSKRGFDNFDQVTIEYFLNANAKTEAFKKGICALDDETDPVKRERDIDFPAFRRGDVKEEYFNTGIPPVVTGFLFNTRLPKFADPVVRRALGMLYDFEWANKNLFGGKFNRTMSYWQNSELSALGHPADDREKALLAPYPGRVPPDVMDGTWRPPVTDGLGQDRKVLKAAFDLLKGAGFRVRDGKMLDPQGNPFGFEILTSSQDEERLAAIYQRTLEKIGIDVRIRALDGDQIQSRKQRYDFEVLIGTSGFSNSLSPGSEQVGRWGSVAAKTEGSFNLAGVADPAIDAAIDAMLNARTKEDYVAAVRVLDRLLISGNYIVPMQYNTQQWLAYWSYLEHPQKTPIFGYQLPTWWRKPN, encoded by the coding sequence ATGGACCGCGTTCTCGTTCGGCTGATCGCCGCGACGTCGTTTCTGGCCCTTTCGCTCCTTCCGGCACGATCGGAGCCGAAGCATGGCATCGCCATGCAGGGCGAGCCGGCGCTGCCGCCCGACTATAAGCATTTCGACTACGTCGATCCGGACGCGCCGAAAGGCGGAAGCGTCACCTATTGCGTCGTCGGCTCCTTCGACAACCTCAACCCCTTCATCCTGAAGAGCCTGCGCACCACCGCGCGCGGGATGATCGATACGGTCTACGGTAACCTCGTCTTCGAGCCGCTGATGCAGCGCAACTATGACGAGCCTTTCAGCCTCTACGGGCTGCTGGCCGACAGCGCCGACATGGATCCGGAACGAAAGAGCATCGAGTTCCATCTCAATCCCAACGCAAGATGGTCGGACGGCCAGCCGGTGACACCGGAGGACGTGCTGTTCACCTACGACGTCTTTAGGGACAAGGGCCGCCCTCCCTACAGCGACCGCATGAGCATGATCGCCAAGCTGGAGAAGACCGGCGAGCACAGCGTGAAATTCACCTTCAACGACAAGGCCAACCGTGAATTCCCGCTGATCGTCGCGCTGACGCCGATCGTTCCCAAGCACGCCTTCGACAAGGACACTTTCGACAAGACCACGCTGAAGCCGCTGATCGGCAGCGGCCCTTACACCGTGGACAAGGTGCTGCCGGGGCAGCGTATCGTCTTCAAGCGCAATCCGGACTACTGGGGCAAGGACGTTCCGTCGAAACGCGGCTTCGACAATTTCGACCAGGTCACCATCGAGTATTTTCTCAACGCCAACGCCAAGACGGAAGCGTTCAAGAAAGGCATCTGCGCCCTCGACGACGAGACCGATCCGGTCAAGCGCGAGCGCGACATCGATTTTCCGGCGTTTCGAAGGGGCGATGTGAAGGAAGAATATTTCAACACCGGCATTCCTCCGGTGGTGACCGGCTTCCTGTTCAACACCCGGCTGCCCAAATTCGCCGATCCCGTGGTTCGCCGCGCGCTCGGCATGCTCTACGACTTCGAATGGGCGAACAAGAACCTGTTCGGCGGCAAGTTCAACCGCACCATGAGCTATTGGCAAAATTCCGAGCTGTCCGCGCTCGGCCATCCGGCCGACGACCGGGAAAAGGCGCTGCTTGCTCCCTACCCCGGCCGCGTGCCGCCGGATGTGATGGACGGTACCTGGCGCCCGCCCGTGACGGATGGTTTGGGCCAGGATCGCAAGGTGCTCAAAGCCGCCTTCGACTTGCTGAAGGGCGCCGGCTTCCGCGTGCGGGACGGCAAGATGCTCGACCCGCAGGGAAATCCTTTCGGCTTCGAGATCCTGACCTCATCTCAGGACGAAGAACGGCTGGCAGCCATCTACCAGCGCACGCTGGAAAAGATCGGCATCGACGTCCGCATCCGCGCCCTCGACGGCGACCAGATCCAGTCGCGCAAGCAGCGTTACGATTTCGAAGTGCTGATCGGGACAAGCGGCTTCAGCAATTCGCTGTCGCCGGGAAGCGAGCAGGTCGGCCGCTGGGGATCGGTCGCAGCGAAAACGGAAGGATCGTTCAATCTCGCCGGCGTCGCCGATCCCGCGATCGACGCCGCGATCGACGCCATGCTGAACGCCCGCACCAAGGAAGACTATGTTGCTGCGGTGCGCGTGCTCGACCGGCTGCTGATCTCCGGCAATTATATCGTGCCGATGCAGTACAACACCCAGCAATGGCTCGCTTACTGGAGCTATCTGGAACATCCGCAAAAGACCCCCATATTCGGCTATCAGCTGCCGACCTGGTGGCGAAAGCCCAATTGA
- a CDS encoding invasion associated locus B family protein has translation MTINAYRLSVLAAGVVGVLGAGLFTASAQQQPQIPQGWFKACTKQEDVDICNVQNIVTAGNGQLVTGVSLIELKGKVNRKVFQVTVPTGRLVPPGIALQIDSGKAQKLDYVICFPDRCVAEVPLSDQLVASFKKGQGITLTSINFQNQPNPIKIALTGFSGAYDGPPLQQSDIEDRQKKLQDFVAKNNQDFAKKLKDEQDKAKTAN, from the coding sequence ATGACGATCAACGCGTACCGCCTTTCGGTGCTGGCCGCAGGCGTGGTCGGCGTTCTGGGCGCCGGGCTTTTCACCGCCTCGGCCCAACAGCAGCCGCAGATTCCTCAGGGCTGGTTCAAGGCCTGCACCAAGCAGGAAGACGTCGACATCTGCAACGTGCAGAACATCGTCACCGCCGGCAACGGCCAGCTCGTCACCGGCGTCAGCCTGATCGAGCTCAAGGGCAAGGTGAACCGCAAGGTCTTCCAGGTCACGGTGCCGACCGGCCGCCTCGTTCCTCCGGGCATCGCGCTGCAGATCGATTCCGGCAAGGCGCAGAAGCTCGATTATGTGATCTGCTTCCCGGATCGCTGCGTGGCGGAAGTGCCGCTGAGCGACCAGCTCGTCGCGTCCTTCAAGAAGGGGCAGGGGATCACGCTCACCTCGATCAATTTCCAGAACCAGCCGAACCCGATCAAGATCGCGCTTACCGGCTTCAGCGGCGCCTATGACGGCCCGCCGCTACAGCAGTCGGACATCGAGGACCGGCAGAAGAAGCTGCAGGACTTCGTCGCCAAGAACAACCAGGATTTCGCCAAGAAGCTCAAGGACGAGCAGGACAAGGCCAAGACCGCGAACTGA